Proteins co-encoded in one Opitutus terrae PB90-1 genomic window:
- a CDS encoding ABC transporter permease, with product MFSALAKYRHSFLVGLQSNLVYRWNFAIRGFFSLFHLAAVVILWTAAYAGRDTIGGYTLGQTITYFIMLIVLQFFVSAFNEDYQISEEIRNGLINQFLLKPINYYAYRFSIFLAARLVSGLLVLLPLALAAPLLYEHLSFPDGAWRIALGLPAVLVAALVQFSIAFAFGMLTFWFLEIQGFVILSYAVETLLSGQVFPLDLLPPGVLRVAEFLPFYYQMYFPAAILTGRIDDPVFAVQHLAIGVGWVVLLLSFNRLLWVRGLRRHTAVGG from the coding sequence ATGTTCTCCGCTCTCGCCAAATACCGCCACTCGTTCCTCGTCGGGCTGCAGAGCAATCTGGTGTATCGCTGGAATTTCGCGATCCGCGGGTTCTTCTCCCTCTTCCATCTCGCGGCCGTGGTCATCCTCTGGACCGCCGCCTACGCCGGTCGCGACACCATCGGTGGCTATACGCTCGGTCAGACGATCACGTATTTCATCATGCTGATCGTGCTGCAGTTTTTCGTCAGCGCGTTCAACGAGGACTATCAGATCAGCGAGGAAATCCGCAACGGCCTCATCAATCAGTTCCTGCTCAAGCCGATCAATTACTACGCCTATCGGTTTTCGATTTTCCTCGCCGCGCGGCTGGTGTCCGGACTGCTCGTGCTCCTGCCGCTGGCGCTGGCGGCTCCTCTGCTGTACGAGCATCTCAGTTTTCCCGACGGCGCGTGGCGGATCGCACTCGGCCTGCCAGCGGTGCTCGTCGCGGCGCTGGTCCAATTCAGCATCGCGTTCGCCTTCGGCATGCTGACGTTCTGGTTTCTCGAGATCCAGGGCTTCGTGATCCTCTCCTACGCGGTCGAGACGCTGCTCAGCGGCCAGGTCTTTCCGCTCGATTTGCTCCCGCCCGGCGTGCTCCGCGTCGCGGAGTTTCTGCCGTTTTACTACCAAATGTATTTCCCGGCGGCGATCCTCACCGGGCGCATCGACGATCCGGTGTTTGCCGTGCAGCACCTTGCCATCGGTGTCGGCTGGGTCGTGCTGCTGCTCTCATTCAACCGGCTGCTGTGGGTCCGCGGACTCCGACGCCACACCGCCGTCGGCGGCTGA
- a CDS encoding helix-turn-helix domain-containing protein encodes MTGARRFAVPMVTDKIKALAATKAKVAALEKSIAAELNRELAALPSRYGFESVDAFAAAVRAAQRGKGGRAAAKAQPAAGGKKRRKRAVITAETKSKVKSLVESGKTGAEIAKAVGISLPSVQNIKKALGLVKARK; translated from the coding sequence GTGACGGGTGCGCGTAGGTTTGCCGTTCCTATGGTAACCGACAAAATCAAAGCGCTGGCGGCCACGAAAGCCAAAGTTGCTGCCCTGGAGAAGAGCATCGCCGCGGAACTCAATCGCGAGCTGGCCGCATTGCCGTCCCGTTATGGGTTTGAAAGCGTCGACGCGTTCGCGGCCGCCGTGCGTGCCGCGCAACGCGGCAAAGGCGGCCGGGCCGCCGCGAAAGCGCAGCCAGCCGCGGGTGGCAAGAAGCGCCGCAAGCGCGCGGTCATCACCGCCGAGACGAAGTCAAAAGTGAAGTCGCTGGTGGAGTCCGGCAAGACCGGCGCGGAGATCGCCAAGGCCGTGGGGATTTCGCTGCCGAGCGTACAGAATATCAAGAAAGCGCTCGGGTTGGTCAAAGCCCGCAAGTAG
- a CDS encoding MBL fold metallo-hydrolase, producing MARIPLEDNFTDVIGKAQRGLHITDADLAGRAGISTEDLAALKSGRPLVAVLRRVARHLRLSPDALEALATNAWYPAQPNFPTGFAAFNTRYDDMTVNSYLVWDARSKQAAAFDTGADSQALVDTAAAEHLSVRYLFLTHTHEDHIADLARLVAATGAEVWSHEKEPLPGAKTFRENAHFHLGPLAIKTLLTPGHSPGLTTFYVTGLSWPLAVTGDAIFASSIGGSTTDFEQQYRATRDKVLSLPRDTVLAPGHGPLTTVAQEKQANPFFAR from the coding sequence ATGGCCCGGATACCGCTCGAAGACAATTTCACCGATGTGATCGGCAAGGCGCAGCGCGGGCTGCACATCACGGACGCGGACCTCGCGGGCCGCGCCGGCATCTCAACCGAGGATCTGGCCGCGCTCAAATCGGGTCGGCCGCTCGTCGCCGTGCTCCGGCGGGTGGCCCGCCACCTCCGGCTCAGTCCGGACGCTTTGGAGGCGCTGGCGACCAATGCCTGGTATCCGGCGCAACCCAATTTCCCGACCGGCTTTGCCGCTTTCAACACCCGTTACGATGACATGACGGTGAACAGCTACCTCGTGTGGGACGCACGCTCCAAGCAGGCCGCCGCGTTCGACACCGGCGCCGACAGCCAGGCCCTGGTCGATACGGCGGCAGCCGAGCACCTGTCGGTCCGGTATTTGTTCCTCACCCATACCCACGAAGATCACATTGCTGATCTGGCACGGTTGGTCGCCGCGACCGGCGCCGAAGTTTGGAGCCACGAGAAAGAACCGCTGCCCGGCGCCAAGACGTTTCGGGAGAACGCGCATTTCCACCTCGGTCCGCTCGCGATCAAGACGCTGCTCACGCCCGGGCATTCGCCGGGACTGACCACCTTTTACGTGACCGGCCTCAGCTGGCCGCTCGCGGTCACGGGAGACGCGATCTTCGCCAGCTCGATCGGAGGCAGCACGACCGATTTCGAGCAGCAATATCGTGCGACCCGCGACAAGGTCCTGAGTCTGCCGCGCGACACCGTTCTCGCGCCGGGGCACGGTCCGCTCACGACGGTCGCGCAGGAAAAACAGGCCAATCCTTTTTTTGCGCGTTAA
- a CDS encoding ParA family protein, translating into MATTVFTIANQKGGVGKTTTAVNLAAALAEKKLPTLLVDLDPQANATSSIGVEKTAGKSLYGPLHNEGTAAEMITGTAYENLSLIPAEEDLAAAEMELAQSENYLLRLRGVLEPVRASDRYRVIIIDCPPALGMLSMNSLAAANHLLIALQCEYMALEGLGQILRNVDRLKAAHINDNLDLGGVVMTMFDMRTNLSRQVVDEVKKHLPDKIFKTVIPRTVRLSEAPSFGKTIFAYDNANPGATAYRQLAKEVIDRFNLKAAPAPAAASAATTAPAS; encoded by the coding sequence ATGGCCACCACTGTCTTCACCATTGCGAATCAGAAGGGCGGAGTCGGCAAAACCACGACCGCGGTCAACCTTGCCGCCGCGCTTGCCGAGAAGAAACTGCCCACGCTGCTCGTCGACCTCGATCCGCAAGCCAACGCCACCAGTTCCATTGGGGTCGAGAAGACGGCCGGCAAGAGCCTGTATGGACCGCTGCACAACGAAGGCACCGCGGCCGAGATGATCACCGGCACCGCCTACGAAAACCTCTCCCTCATTCCCGCCGAGGAGGACCTCGCCGCCGCGGAGATGGAGCTCGCCCAATCCGAGAATTACCTGCTCCGCTTGCGCGGCGTGCTGGAACCGGTCCGCGCCTCGGACCGCTACCGCGTGATCATCATCGATTGCCCGCCGGCCCTCGGAATGCTGTCGATGAACAGCCTCGCCGCCGCCAACCACCTCCTCATCGCGTTGCAGTGCGAGTACATGGCGCTCGAGGGACTGGGGCAGATCCTGCGCAATGTCGACCGGCTGAAGGCCGCGCACATCAACGACAATCTCGATCTCGGCGGCGTCGTCATGACCATGTTCGACATGCGCACCAACCTCTCGCGCCAGGTGGTCGACGAGGTAAAAAAGCATCTGCCGGACAAAATTTTCAAAACGGTGATCCCCCGCACCGTGCGGCTGAGTGAGGCGCCCAGCTTCGGGAAGACGATCTTTGCCTATGACAACGCCAACCCCGGCGCCACCGCCTACCGCCAGCTGGCGAAGGAAGTGATCGACCGCTTCAACCTGAAAGCCGCGCCCGCGCCCGCCGCCGCTTCCGCGGCCACCACCGCGCCGGCCAGCTAA
- a CDS encoding beta strand repeat-containing protein: MKVHREPLVHRRLLRGWIAAFAAFFLAVQARGQLVVVNETFKDTTFAAGASWVVGGTNYTPNLTAASGVDSPGNGWLRLTSAGGQQATYAYDSQSFNGADATIAVKFSYAAYGGSGADGITFFLADASKTFSVGAYGGSLGYAQKTLVAGGEADIQGMNGGYIGLGIDEFGNYSNATEGRIGGIGSNPGNVSVRGPGSSYSGYDYLGGTGSLSTPIAFSGASRPTGDNARIFQVVITATNQLTVFMQAGETAPMEALYSIDLSGYARPEDLILGFTGSTGGSTNIHEIQGLSLTSLKADLWTNSGGTSTWANGSNWDGTDGNIPEVGADILLNNRYVSTPQTIDVGGTRSIRSLQIDAPFAYTLNNGAIEFNDQGVLGPSGIFVSKGNGSANHTVNSALVARNAITITNSSTGTLQLNGTLATDGNAVTLSGTGNTALAGVVSGGGSITKLGAGNATLSGNNTYSGGTTLQAGTLTAGHNNAFGTGDITIKGGTLASSAGNVVANAVVLKGNAGVSNITTSGTLTQTGGNYTLSMANATQSGVVNLSNNTTSRSLTVAVGSGTSTISGVIQDGGGSTAGNLTKTGSGTLVLGGANTYTGTTSIDAGTLQLGANDRLADTSSVSIAASGTLNLNGYSDKVGSLTAIGGATLNFGSPTGANTFVFGNYTAPASGVLVVNNWQQGVDTLATSVGGQNVSSVYFSGFGVAQVAGARSDNMYGTGANGAYLLTPAAASYKEWDGSSSTAWTNNNNWTSAGAPNSTQVALFDALGVGRTTASLANNSTTIAGIKFGSGASVSYTLTSNANRTLTLSGAVPYIQQQSSKNQTISVGTLALGANSVADITGAGNLAITSVISGTNRALIKDGNGAGKLILSGNNTFSGGLYVNNGVAQANSNTALGTGTATVSPGATLEVSGSRTIANALSLSGAGVGGNGALRSVAGANTFSGTITETGDTTIVADTGTTLSLTGNITGTAVDTTFGGAGSFTVNRITTDTGGVTLAGTGTLTMAGTTNANTYTGATTVNSGTLVLSKTAGTTAVAGNLIIGDGAGAGSSAVVRLGAANQIADTSAVVLGSDGLLNLNGSSETIASLAGSGVIDNASTTATTLTFGDTGSTTFSGLIQDSGTGNLSLVKQGSGKITLTGANTYAGTTSLASGIIAIQHNTALGSGAATISSGANLEVAGGLTVTNAIALNGPGTLANDGAIQSTAGNNTLSGNLTLQSASRLVADASSSLTLTGAALTSTAGSAQNLSFGGAGDITVNKVIGSATAANNVGTLTKDGDGTLVLTAANLFSGATTINAGTLELRSNAGLGATATGTAVANGATLALANNITSAESQIAISGAGVGGAGALRNLSGTNTLSGAIALNAAATIGVDAGSLTASGVVSGANSLTKVGAGSLTLSGTAANTFSGGVTVNEGTLALAKTANVSAVGSGNVTIGDATGAANSAVVQLTNANQIGATANVTINSDGQLNLNSKNETIGSLAGSGSVTLGSTANLLTVGNTTSTVFTGSVTTTGTGAVTKTGTGTLQIGGISGSNSFAAATLNLNQGTVQLGASNILGTALNFNGGTFSVNGFDETVSSATLTSSSILDFNSLAGVFDLSSGIYIGGTLTINGWAGSISGGGASQLLLGGTITGALLGNINFTGYGSGAQIVNGEIVPITGTVYTWKAAGGGNWVADANWNPDPPLTGVGPTGAGVSVVFGNALTADSTVALTAGKTVGYMTFNDDNRYTISGSTVTMDVNSGSAQINVSNSGGGTIASTLALSDALQIAQNSSSQFIISGNITGTARNLTVGGSGDTLISGNIATTTGTLTKNNAGTLTLSGTNTFTGATTVNAGVLAISSETNLGNNPAALSAAQLTLNGGTLRTITNAVTLDDANRGVTIGASGGTFDTVSNLTIGGTGAATNVLAINGTLTKTGSGTLTFAGTGANTGNGAVNVDAGTLAITKSANVSALGDTAAVTIGSGATLQFNGTSTYTAETIGSLAGGGTVTNASAGAFALTAGGAGTSTTFSGALQNTGGALSLTKTGAGTLTLTDTAGASNFTGATTVNAGALNIRAGTALGSTTGGTTVASGAALELQGGISVGTEALSLTGTGVGANGALRNISGNNSFAGAITLGGATEIQSDSGTLTLSGGIGGAQNLTLAGVGNTTVSGAITTGAGTLTKADSGYAVLSGVNTFTGATSITGGTLEIRSNAALGTTAGATTVSAGGTLALSSGISTAEGLTINGVGSSSAGALRSLSGNNTVSGTVALGSSSLVGVDADTLTVSGVVSGGGSLTKVGAGTLALNATNTYTGGTAINAGIVQIAADRGLGALPGTATPGNVTLNGGTLATTFTGALTTNRGVALGAAGGTISPSAGTTLTYGGIVAGTGALTKSGDGTLTLTGANTYSGGTALTGGTLSINSDARLGAVPGTPNANHLTFAGGTLATTASMTLNPNRGVQVSGAGGKISVANGTTLSFGGTITGPGELELALGGSGVFALTNDINWTGGTLALGGGTFRLAGYDLSVGTLRITGDTILDFGSGLASILTTANVIIQEGATLTITNWVNGTDQFIATNSLASSNGTQAQRGATGVAPQNQIVFTGFGGNSSRWSSYDNQITPVPEPSTYGLILLGGCLGLFAWRRWKKQPAARA, translated from the coding sequence ATGAAGGTCCACCGCGAGCCTCTCGTCCATCGCCGCCTTCTCCGCGGCTGGATCGCCGCGTTCGCAGCCTTTTTCCTGGCAGTTCAGGCGCGCGGACAACTGGTCGTCGTCAATGAAACCTTCAAAGATACGACCTTCGCTGCTGGAGCTTCCTGGGTGGTCGGCGGCACCAACTACACGCCGAACCTGACCGCCGCGAGCGGCGTGGATTCCCCGGGCAACGGCTGGTTGCGACTCACGAGTGCAGGCGGTCAGCAAGCGACGTACGCGTATGACTCGCAGTCGTTCAACGGCGCGGACGCCACGATCGCCGTAAAGTTCAGCTACGCAGCCTACGGCGGCTCCGGTGCGGACGGCATCACCTTCTTCCTGGCCGACGCGAGCAAGACGTTCTCCGTGGGCGCGTATGGTGGCAGTCTCGGTTACGCCCAGAAGACCCTCGTCGCCGGCGGCGAAGCAGACATTCAGGGCATGAACGGCGGCTACATCGGTCTGGGCATTGACGAGTTTGGCAACTACTCGAATGCCACCGAGGGCCGTATCGGCGGCATCGGTTCCAATCCGGGGAATGTTTCTGTACGCGGCCCTGGCTCCAGCTACAGCGGATACGACTACCTGGGCGGCACGGGCTCGCTGAGCACGCCGATCGCCTTCTCGGGCGCCAGCCGGCCGACGGGCGACAATGCCCGAATCTTCCAGGTCGTCATCACCGCCACCAACCAGCTGACGGTGTTCATGCAGGCCGGCGAAACTGCGCCGATGGAGGCCCTCTACTCGATCGACCTTTCCGGCTATGCCCGGCCCGAAGACCTGATCCTGGGGTTCACCGGCAGCACGGGCGGTTCGACCAACATCCACGAAATCCAGGGCCTGTCGCTCACGAGCCTGAAGGCCGATCTTTGGACCAACAGCGGCGGTACGAGCACCTGGGCGAACGGTTCGAACTGGGATGGCACCGACGGCAACATTCCCGAGGTGGGCGCCGACATCCTGCTCAACAACCGTTACGTGAGCACGCCGCAGACGATCGATGTGGGTGGTACGCGCTCGATCCGCAGCCTCCAGATCGACGCGCCCTTCGCCTACACGCTCAACAACGGCGCCATCGAATTCAACGACCAAGGCGTGCTCGGGCCGTCGGGGATCTTCGTTTCCAAGGGCAACGGCTCCGCCAATCACACCGTGAATTCCGCGCTGGTGGCGCGGAACGCCATCACGATCACCAACAGCAGCACGGGCACGCTGCAGTTGAACGGCACGCTCGCCACCGACGGCAACGCGGTCACGCTCAGCGGCACGGGCAACACCGCGCTCGCGGGCGTGGTTTCCGGCGGCGGCAGCATCACAAAACTCGGCGCCGGCAACGCAACACTATCAGGCAACAACACCTACTCCGGTGGCACGACGTTGCAGGCCGGCACGCTCACCGCCGGGCACAACAATGCCTTCGGCACCGGCGATATCACGATCAAGGGCGGCACGCTCGCCTCCAGCGCCGGGAACGTCGTCGCCAACGCCGTCGTCCTCAAGGGCAATGCCGGGGTGAGCAACATCACGACCAGCGGCACGCTCACTCAGACCGGAGGCAACTACACGCTGTCGATGGCCAACGCCACGCAGTCCGGTGTTGTGAACCTGTCGAACAACACGACCTCGCGCAGCCTGACCGTCGCCGTCGGCAGCGGCACTTCGACGATCTCGGGCGTGATTCAGGACGGCGGTGGCAGCACGGCCGGCAATCTCACCAAGACGGGCTCAGGCACGTTGGTGCTCGGCGGGGCCAACACCTACACTGGCACGACCTCGATCGACGCCGGCACCCTGCAACTCGGCGCGAATGACCGGCTGGCGGATACGAGCAGCGTGAGCATCGCCGCGTCCGGCACACTCAACCTCAACGGCTATTCCGACAAGGTGGGCTCGCTCACCGCGATCGGCGGCGCGACGCTGAACTTCGGCAGCCCCACGGGCGCGAACACCTTTGTCTTCGGCAACTACACCGCCCCCGCGAGCGGCGTGCTCGTGGTCAACAACTGGCAGCAGGGCGTCGACACGCTGGCCACCTCGGTCGGCGGACAGAACGTGAGCAGCGTCTACTTCTCCGGATTCGGCGTAGCCCAAGTCGCCGGCGCGCGGTCCGACAACATGTATGGCACCGGCGCGAACGGCGCCTATCTGCTGACGCCGGCGGCGGCCAGCTACAAGGAATGGGACGGCAGCTCCAGCACTGCCTGGACCAACAACAACAATTGGACCTCGGCCGGCGCTCCCAACTCGACCCAGGTCGCCCTGTTCGACGCGTTGGGCGTGGGCCGCACCACGGCGTCCCTGGCCAACAACAGCACCACGATCGCCGGCATCAAATTCGGGAGCGGAGCGAGCGTCAGCTACACGCTCACCAGCAATGCCAACCGCACCCTCACGCTGTCGGGCGCGGTGCCTTACATCCAACAGCAGAGTTCGAAGAACCAGACGATCTCCGTCGGCACCCTCGCGCTCGGCGCCAACAGCGTCGCCGACATCACCGGCGCGGGTAATCTGGCCATCACCTCGGTCATTTCCGGCACCAACCGTGCGCTCATCAAGGACGGCAATGGCGCCGGCAAGTTGATCCTCTCCGGCAACAACACGTTTTCCGGCGGCCTCTACGTGAACAACGGCGTGGCCCAGGCCAACAGCAATACCGCGCTCGGCACGGGCACCGCGACCGTTTCACCGGGCGCCACCCTCGAAGTCTCCGGCAGCCGCACGATCGCCAACGCCCTCTCCCTGAGCGGCGCCGGCGTCGGCGGCAATGGCGCGCTCCGCAGCGTCGCGGGCGCCAACACCTTCTCCGGCACGATCACCGAGACCGGCGACACCACCATCGTCGCGGACACCGGCACGACGCTCAGCCTGACCGGGAATATCACCGGCACGGCAGTCGACACGACGTTCGGCGGCGCCGGCAGCTTCACCGTCAACCGGATTACCACCGACACGGGCGGCGTAACGCTCGCGGGCACCGGCACGCTGACAATGGCCGGCACGACCAACGCGAACACCTATACCGGCGCCACCACGGTCAATTCCGGCACCCTGGTCCTTTCGAAGACGGCCGGCACGACCGCAGTCGCCGGGAATCTGATCATCGGCGACGGAGCCGGCGCCGGTTCCAGCGCCGTCGTCCGGCTCGGCGCGGCCAACCAGATTGCGGATACGTCGGCGGTGGTCCTCGGCAGCGATGGTTTGCTCAACCTCAATGGCTCGTCTGAAACGATCGCCTCGCTTGCCGGCTCCGGCGTGATCGACAACGCGAGTACGACGGCCACGACCCTCACGTTCGGTGACACGGGCAGCACCACGTTCAGCGGATTGATTCAAGACTCCGGCACCGGCAATCTCTCCCTGGTCAAACAGGGTTCCGGCAAGATCACGCTCACCGGTGCCAACACCTACGCCGGCACCACGTCGCTCGCCAGCGGCATTATCGCGATCCAGCACAACACCGCCCTCGGCTCGGGCGCGGCGACCATCAGCAGCGGCGCCAACCTCGAGGTGGCGGGCGGGCTCACCGTGACGAATGCGATCGCGCTGAACGGGCCGGGCACGCTGGCCAATGACGGCGCGATTCAAAGCACCGCCGGCAACAACACGCTGTCAGGCAATCTTACACTGCAGAGCGCCAGTCGGCTCGTGGCCGACGCGAGCAGCTCGCTCACCCTCACTGGCGCAGCGCTCACCAGCACCGCCGGGAGCGCGCAAAACCTCAGCTTCGGCGGCGCCGGCGACATCACCGTCAACAAGGTCATCGGCAGCGCCACGGCGGCGAACAACGTCGGCACGCTCACCAAGGATGGCGACGGCACGCTGGTGCTCACCGCCGCGAATCTCTTCAGCGGCGCCACGACGATCAACGCCGGCACGCTCGAGCTTCGCAGCAATGCCGGCCTCGGCGCCACCGCGACCGGCACGGCCGTGGCAAACGGCGCCACCTTGGCGCTCGCGAACAATATTACGTCCGCCGAGTCGCAGATCGCCATCAGCGGCGCCGGTGTCGGCGGCGCGGGTGCCCTGCGCAATCTCAGCGGCACCAACACGCTTTCCGGCGCCATCGCCCTGAACGCCGCCGCGACCATCGGAGTGGACGCAGGCTCGCTCACCGCTTCCGGCGTCGTGTCCGGCGCCAACAGTTTGACGAAGGTCGGCGCGGGCTCGCTCACCCTCTCGGGCACCGCCGCCAACACCTTCAGCGGTGGCGTCACGGTCAACGAAGGCACGCTCGCCCTCGCCAAGACGGCCAACGTCAGCGCCGTCGGCTCCGGCAACGTAACGATCGGCGATGCCACCGGCGCCGCCAACTCGGCCGTCGTGCAACTGACGAACGCCAATCAAATCGGCGCCACTGCCAACGTCACCATCAACTCCGACGGGCAGCTGAACCTCAACAGCAAGAACGAGACGATCGGTTCTCTCGCCGGTTCCGGCAGCGTGACGCTCGGCAGCACGGCCAACCTCCTGACCGTCGGCAACACGACGAGCACGGTCTTCACCGGCTCGGTCACCACCACCGGCACGGGCGCGGTGACCAAGACCGGCACCGGCACCCTGCAGATCGGCGGCATCAGCGGCTCCAACTCTTTCGCCGCTGCCACGCTCAATCTGAACCAGGGCACGGTGCAGCTCGGCGCCAGCAACATCCTCGGCACCGCGCTCAATTTCAACGGCGGCACCTTCTCGGTCAATGGCTTCGACGAGACGGTCAGCAGCGCCACGCTCACCAGCAGCTCGATCCTCGACTTCAACAGCCTCGCGGGCGTGTTCGATCTGAGCAGCGGCATCTACATCGGCGGCACGCTCACGATCAACGGCTGGGCTGGCAGCATCAGCGGCGGCGGCGCCAGCCAGCTGCTGCTCGGCGGCACGATCACGGGGGCGCTGCTGGGGAACATCAACTTCACCGGCTATGGCTCCGGCGCGCAGATTGTGAACGGCGAAATCGTGCCGATCACCGGCACGGTCTACACGTGGAAGGCCGCCGGCGGCGGCAACTGGGTGGCCGATGCCAACTGGAATCCCGATCCTCCCCTCACCGGCGTGGGCCCGACGGGAGCCGGCGTCTCCGTGGTCTTCGGCAACGCCCTCACCGCCGACAGCACGGTCGCGCTCACCGCCGGCAAGACGGTCGGCTACATGACGTTCAACGACGACAACCGCTATACGATCAGCGGCAGCACCGTGACGATGGATGTCAACTCCGGCTCGGCGCAGATCAACGTCAGCAACAGCGGCGGCGGCACCATCGCCTCGACGCTGGCGTTGTCCGATGCCCTGCAGATCGCGCAGAACTCTTCCAGCCAGTTCATCATCTCGGGCAACATCACCGGCACCGCGCGCAACCTCACGGTCGGCGGCTCGGGCGACACGCTCATCAGCGGGAACATCGCCACGACGACCGGCACGCTGACCAAGAACAACGCCGGCACGCTCACGTTGTCCGGCACCAACACGTTCACCGGCGCGACCACCGTCAACGCCGGCGTGCTCGCCATCAGCAGCGAGACCAATCTCGGCAACAACCCCGCCGCACTCAGCGCGGCTCAGCTCACGCTCAACGGCGGCACGCTGCGCACGATCACCAACGCCGTCACGCTCGACGATGCCAACCGCGGTGTGACGATCGGCGCCAGCGGCGGCACGTTCGACACGGTGAGCAACCTGACGATCGGCGGCACGGGAGCCGCGACGAATGTGCTCGCGATCAACGGCACCCTTACGAAGACCGGCAGTGGGACGCTCACCTTCGCCGGCACGGGCGCGAACACCGGCAACGGCGCCGTCAACGTCGACGCCGGCACGCTCGCGATCACCAAGAGCGCCAACGTCTCCGCGCTCGGCGACACCGCCGCCGTCACGATCGGCTCGGGCGCCACGCTCCAGTTCAACGGCACGAGCACCTACACCGCGGAAACGATCGGCAGCCTGGCCGGCGGCGGCACGGTCACCAACGCCAGCGCCGGCGCATTCGCGCTCACCGCCGGCGGCGCCGGTACTTCCACCACGTTCTCCGGTGCGCTGCAGAACACCGGCGGCGCGCTCTCGCTCACCAAGACCGGCGCCGGCACGCTCACGCTCACCGACACCGCCGGCGCCAGCAACTTCACGGGCGCCACCACGGTGAACGCAGGCGCGCTCAATATCCGCGCCGGCACCGCGCTCGGTTCCACCACCGGCGGCACCACGGTCGCTTCCGGTGCCGCGCTCGAATTGCAGGGCGGGATCAGTGTGGGCACGGAGGCGTTGAGCCTCACCGGCACCGGCGTCGGCGCCAACGGCGCGCTGCGCAATATCAGCGGCAACAATTCTTTCGCCGGCGCAATCACCCTCGGCGGCGCCACCGAAATCCAAAGCGACAGCGGCACGCTGACGTTGTCGGGCGGGATCGGCGGCGCGCAGAATCTGACGCTCGCCGGCGTGGGCAACACCACGGTGTCCGGCGCAATCACCACGGGAGCCGGCACGCTAACGAAAGCCGATTCCGGCTACGCGGTGCTCTCGGGCGTGAACACGTTCACGGGCGCGACGAGCATAACCGGCGGCACGCTCGAAATCCGCAGCAACGCCGCGCTGGGCACGACCGCCGGCGCCACCACCGTCTCCGCGGGCGGCACGCTCGCGCTCTCGTCCGGCATCAGCACCGCCGAGGGCCTGACGATCAACGGCGTGGGCTCCAGTTCCGCGGGCGCGCTCCGCAGCCTCAGTGGCAACAACACCGTGAGCGGCACCGTCGCGCTCGGCAGTTCCAGCCTCGTCGGCGTGGATGCGGATACGCTCACTGTTTCGGGCGTGGTCTCCGGCGGTGGCTCCTTGACCAAGGTCGGCGCCGGCACGCTGGCACTCAACGCCACCAACACCTACACGGGCGGCACCGCCATCAACGCTGGCATCGTGCAGATCGCCGCCGACCGCGGACTCGGCGCGCTGCCCGGCACGGCCACGCCGGGCAACGTGACGCTCAACGGCGGCACGCTCGCCACGACGTTTACCGGTGCGCTCACCACCAACCGCGGCGTCGCACTCGGCGCCGCCGGCGGTACGATCAGCCCCTCGGCCGGCACCACGCTCACCTACGGCGGCATCGTTGCCGGCACCGGCGCGCTCACCAAGAGCGGCGACGGCACGCTCACGCTCACCGGCGCCAACACTTACAGTGGCGGCACCGCGCTCACCGGCGGCACCCTCAGCATCAACAGCGACGCGCGGCTCGGCGCGGTGCCCGGGACCCCGAACGCCAATCACCTGACGTTCGCCGGCGGCACGCTCGCCACCACCGCCTCGATGACGCTCAATCCGAACCGCGGCGTCCAAGTCAGCGGCGCCGGCGGCAAGATCAGCGTGGCCAACGGCACGACCTTGAGCTTCGGCGGCACGATCACGGGACCGGGTGAACTCGAGCTCGCGCTCGGCGGCTCCGGCGTGTTCGCCCTCACCAACGATATCAACTGGACCGGCGGCACACTCGCCCTCGGCGGCGGCACGTTCCGGCTGGCCGGTTACGATCTGTCAGTCGGCACGCTGCGCATCACCGGTGACACCATCCTCGATTTCGGCAGCGGCCTCGCCTCCATCCTCACGACGGCGAACGTCATCATCCAGGAAGGTGCCACGCTCACGATCACCAACTGGGTCAACGGCACCGACCAGTTCATTGCCACGAATTCGCTCGCAAGCAGCAACGGCACGCAGGCGCAGCGCGGCGCCACCGGCGTGGCGCCGCAAAACCAGATCGTCTTCACCGGCTTCGGCGGCAATTCCAGCCGCTGGTCGAGCTATGACAACCAGATCACCCCGGTGCCCGAGCCGTCCACCTACGGCCTGATCCTGCTCGGCGGCTGCCTCGGGCTGTTCGCCTGGCGCCGGTGGAAGAAGCAGCCGGCTGCTCGCGCGTAA